TTCAGTATCTGATATGTTTTTCATAATACAGAGAGCAATTTCCCTGCCACAACGTGGATGCTCCCGCACGATGGCCAGTTCCGCCGAAGTCAACGCCGTCTTCTTGTGTAAGGTAGTCTTGGGTATGGTGATTTTGCCCAGGTTATGTACCAGAGCTCCCAAATAAATGTACTGATTAGACACTGAGTCAAGTCCCACCAAACGTCCCAGCAAGAATGCGATTTGAGCTACTTTCTGACAGTGCAAGTAAGTGCCCGGGTCATACTGCCAAAGTATGTTCTGGCACTTGCGAATCCCAACCAGGAATCTGGCCAAAATCCCGCCAGATATCCTCACATGTGACATAGAGCCATCATTCCCTTCATCTCTCGGGTGGAATGTTGAGGCCGGTCAAAACGCAACACTTGTGTTAGTTTACATAAAGCAAGACCCGGGCAGAGATCGACGATATCCCTGACCGGGCCTGTACCAACTCTTAGATTATTGTCGTTATCGTGATCATGTAAAAAACACGCAGCATAACATGCTATTACTGCGCAAACTGACAGATCGAATACACGTTTTATGAAGCCGTTGGTTGGTTGGTTGGTTGGCTGCAAATATCATGCCAATTTATCCTTTCCCTGTTTTTTTATTTCTTCCATCCCTTGCTTACAAATACGTCTAATACTGAACCGTCTGATTCGAACTTAGTCATTACCATGAAACGACGATTCCAGAATCGAAATCTCACACTAAACTTCTTTTTTGTGCCCGGACTGCCAATTTATCCCTGCATATTCCGGCTTCAGATTCGAATCATCGCTTTCACTGCCGGAATGACATCAGAAGTCTTTCCGCAATTAATCTACATACTTGTTCCAGCTTCCGGTCTTATGACTTTAAGATACCTTCTTTTAAAACGTTTGTTCTGATTGATGCCAAGTACAACTAGGACTTCTTTCCCTTTTTCACAGTATATATTGATACATTCTGCCGATATTTGTCAAGAGAACATATACATAGGATGGCGTCAAGACACTGTAGGATGCCTTAGGCCAATAACAGGAGCGCAGCCGTAATGTCCCGAACGGTTTACGCGGGTTTTATGATTCTTGTTTCTGATAACGGACCTCTTGCCAGCTTCGTTATCGACTAGCTAAGGCAAGAGGATTGGGAACGGGTTAGTCCACAATGACGCAAATACGTTGGCTACTAAACTGTGAACCTGCGCAAGTTTTTTCTCTTTCTTCCTGTTCCCTTGACCAGTTGCCTGATGTTGTGCACCGCTAAGGCTAACAGGACCTGAGTGTGTACCTTCGTCGTACCACGTAGGGTTGCACGGCGCAGTCCTCGCGGACCCTTCATCTCCGCGAACACGGTCTCGGGCCAGTATGTGCGCTGCCTGAGGCTTGTTCTTGCACGTTCCGTCTTTAAGTGGCTCTCTGCCCGGAAAAGAAGTTCTTCGTCCGTGTACCTCTTTATCGCGGGTCGTTTAGCCTTACAATAGTGTACCGTGGTGGGGACACCCTTTGCACGCCAGACGGTGTACCTTATACACTACCGAGCCGTCAGCTTGTTCCTTTGTCTGGTAAAGCGTTTTCCCTTGGGGACAGATATAGATATCGCGTTCACTGTCATATCTGAAACCGGCTTTAATCCTTTCTCGCCTGAGATTTTTTGTCCCGTAAGCCCTGTCGGCTACTGCTTCTTCCGGCCTGCAATGGGTGACAAAGATGTGTTTGCTCAAAAGAGTGGCCAGAACCTGACTCTCTGCTACTCCTCCGGGCGTCGTTTCCACGGCGGTGACAATTCGGGCTTTTCCTCCGTCCACAGCTATATGCACCTTGTGAGCCAGAATCGGCTTCAACCAGCCCTTTCTGGTAACCAGCGATGCGTCGGGGTCGGTGCGGCTCGTCCATCTCTTGCTGGTCCGCCCCAAACCTGCTCAAGGTATTCCTCCGGTGTCGTTTGCAGTTGGTGACAGACTCCTCTTTCTACTAAGGAATCAAGGGAAGCATTGGCTTGAATGATGGTAGCGTCTATGAATACCTTTTCCCCTTGTACCAATCCTCGGTCCTAACATACTTGGACAACGTGGCGAAAGAACTGCTCATAGACCTCTCTTCCGAAGCGAACCCGGGCCTTAGATAGGATGGTATCCCATACAGATATCCGAGCAAAGCCATCTTGAAAATAACAACCGGGTCTACAGAGGGAGAACCGGTGTGACTGTAGCAGCAACGGACGTAATCGTAGATGAAAGAAAAGTCGATGACGCTGGAAATCTTCCGGGGAAGGTGGTCCTGGGGGATGCGTTCTTCAAGTGACGTGTAGTAAAACAGCTTGGGCTTGGGATACGCGACGACCCATCAAGGCGAACCACTCCATGTTCTGCTTTTTATGGTGTAATATTCTACATTAACCGCAAAAATCCTTCACTTCGGTGAGTTTGGCAACAGGTCCGTTGACAAAGACAACGCAGGAGTCCGTACTTAGCGCTTGTGAAACTCAACCATTTTCCCAACTATCGACCAAACACAAGATTTCCGCTGTGGTTAAGGTTTTTATTTCCTTTAACTCGACCAAGTCATTATCGTTCGTCCACACCGGGCAGTTCAGAGCGAGGGCCAAGGCTACAAGGTCCGCATCATCAGGATCTCGCCTTCCGATCAGTTCCAAGGCCGTCGGGACGTGCTGCAGATAAGCCTCTTTCTCCACAACTTCCAGCTCCAACAGAGAAAACACCGCTTCCATGACGTTTCTGCTCAAACTCTTCCTTTTAGCCAGGACCGGGATATATTCTCTTACTTCGCCAACCGCTCTGTCAGTCGTGACGAATTTTAACTCTTTAGCCTCAATGAATACCCTGATCGCCTTTCCGCCTATCAGCGCCGAAAGGATTACGTTAGCGTCCACGGCGATCTTTCCTGAAAGCCGCAAAGTCCTCCAGCACCTCTTTCTCTGTTATCCCTTTTTTCTCCCGCTCTCCGGCAATCCTTTCCGCTAAAGCCTTCAGGGCTGCTCGCCGAACCTCGTCTTCAAGGCTTATATCCTCCCAAGGGATAAATATTCCCGCCGGTTTGCTTCCTCGGAAAACCATTACGGCCTCTTTCTTGCGCATAAACTCACTGGTGCGGGCTTTGAAGTCCCTGACGCTTACAAATTCCATTGTAGTCACCTCCGTAGTTACATTATACTACGACTGCAGGCAGAGGTGAATTTCCAAACAGGAAGGCCTCTGATTCGGAATGGGATACATTAAGTTTCTTTCTCTTCCTCCGGCCTGATGGCTTCAGCCACCCGGAAGCGTATCAGGGTCTGGTAGGTATGTCTTTCTTTTCGGCTATTCTCTTGACGGCCTCCAGCTAGCAATCCCGGAGCCGGAGCGTAATCCGTTTAGTCTTGCGCCGTTTGGCAACCATATCGGTCAGTTATGGATCTACCTCCACCTGAACGGGCCCCATCTAGTTCCAGTGATCGCGCAAGCTGTGGGCATCCCAGAATTCAGCTTCTTCCTCTCTGATCTTGAATTCAGCCACGGCAGGTCTTTATACCATCCTAAGACCCCCTTTTTCTGGGGGATAGCCGGCCAGCAGTACCCGTCGAGAATATGTTAAACAAAAAAAGCTAAGCTATTAGCCTAGCGTTATTACTTCTTCCTGTTTAACACTTTGATTACAACCCTAGAAAGAATACTTTATATGTCGGCATTCCTGAAAGGAAGAGGTTCCGCCCTCCATTATTTTACAAATTGCCTCAAATGCCAAATTATCAAGGCTTTTCAGAAAGAAACTTGGGGTGGGCGATGGGACTCGAACCCACGACCCCCAGAGCCACAATCTGGTGCTCTAGCCGACTGAGCTACGCCCACCACGCGATCCTCTGTCAATGTGATTGGAATTTTCCTTAACTCTACCCAACGAACGCGCGTTGCACCGCCTGTAATTCGCGATGGCGTCCCTGGAGGGATTCGAACCCCCGACCTACGGATTAGAAGTCCGTTGCTCTATCCTGCTGAGCTACAGGGACCATAACGCATGGAGCGGGTGATGGGAATCGAACCCACGCAACCAGCTTGGAAGGCTGGGGCTCTACCATTGAGCTACACCCGCTTGCGCTTTCTTATTATACTGTCTTTATCCTGGTTTTGCAACGGTTTGTACTAGTTCATTGTTATCGTTCTGTGATATTGTCACCTTGTAATAGTTCAGTGAAAATGTCCCCATGAAAGAAAACAGTCACACGTATACCCGTTCCGGTATGGCTAATTAGCGAAATCGGCAGCGAACTCTTGAGTCAAAATTTACCCTTATTTCTAATTGTTGGCCGCCCCCTTCAATTCAGCAAGACAAGCGTGCATCTTTTCTATGTGTTTCTCGATTTCCGCTTTGCGTTCCACGGCATCCTGCTCTCCTTTACCCTTGATTTCCATGGCCTGTTCTATACTGGCGTTTACCGCCTGTTTGGCCCGCTCAGTCTCCTCCTTCAGAAGCGACTTCAAGGCCAAAGCCGACTGTCGCAGGCGGTTCAAGAAATCATACCGGATGCGGCCGTAATTCCGGTCTACGTCCTGGGGAATGTCCTTGGCCATTCCTTGCCAGATTATCCGGTTAAGGAGCCGGCGGGGGAGCAACCCCGAGAACGCCCTGGGCGAGATCTCAAGCATCAGCGGGTCCAGGCCCACCTTATAGTAGAACTCTGACTTCCCCGTGACGTCTACTCTGAACCTCTCCCCCGTGTAATCGATACCGAAAACCTCGCAGGCCTTGCCCAAAATTCGCGATATAATGTCGTCCAGCCTGGACAGGAAGCGGTTCTGGGCCTCTTCGAATTCCCGCGCCACCTCTTTATCCGTTTCCTGCCTCCATCTTTCAAAAACCGAGGTGAGATTGGTCAGGGCTTCTTGTTCGATAGCTTTAATAAAAAACCTGGTCTTTAAACCCTGATTCTGCTGGTACCAGTTCTCCAACATCAAAGCCAAGGTCTTTTCTAACGACGACCTGTCTTTTCCAAATTTTTTATCCAGATCCTCAAGTATTCTCTCCACCTCGCCGTCTAGGAGCACGGCCACATCCCGAGTTTCCCTGTCGACTATTCCCAAAAACTCGGTATAGCTGGCTATCTTTGCCCGCAGTTCTTCTACCGGCAATTCGAGGGCCTGCCGTTCCACCCGAAGCGAGGTCGACACCTGCAACAGGAGATTGCCCAGTTTGTTCCGCAATGCCACCTCCAGCAATCGGTCCCGGTGCGTATAAAAGTAACCCAGTACGGCTTCTTCGAGCACCGCAAAACCGCTTTCCTCCAGTTTCTGCGGGTCTTGGGCTACCTGCGCCTCCAAGGCCATAAGAGCAGATAAAGGATACACGTCGACCGACTGCCCAAGCTCCTTTTCCAACGCAACGCGGGTAAAATCCACGAGCCGCTTCACGTCATGGTCAGCATAGAAGTCAGCCTTGTTTAGAACAAAGTAGATCATAGGAACCTGCTCGCGAACATCGCGCAGGTACCTGATCTCCTCGACTGCTACCGGTGTATCGACCGAGAAGACAAATAAGGCAGCATCGATATGGGGCAGGTATCCGTAAGCCGTCTGGGTGTTATGTTCAAAAATGGAACCTACGCCGGGGGTATCGACCAGCCGGATACCCCGGCCGAGAAGCCGTGAGGGAAAGGTTATGTGGGCTATCGCTACCTGCTTTTCGTTGTTGGGATTTCTCTCTTCGGTGATGTAATCTGCCAGCTCCCCTACCGTCACTTCCCGGCGCAGGCCGTTTTCGTGGATAATTGTGACTGTCGGTTCAGCCCCGTACTCGACAACCGTTATGACCGAAGTGGCGGGGGTCACTGCCATCGGCAGCACCGGCTGCCCCAAAATCGCGTTGACGAGAGTAGACTTGCCCCGTTTCTGTTGTCCGAGGATGGCCAGGTTGAAGTAGTCTTTCTTCATTTTCTCTTTTAGAGTTTCCAGCCCGGATGCGGTAGCACTGTCGATGTATGTCCGAATGCTTTCGAGGTATTCGATTGTCTCCGATAAGATGTTGGCCGACACCCGATCTTGCTCCCCTCTCTAAAAGAAATGAGCTTAAAAAACAGAAGCCCCTGTCTAGGTTGGTATTAGACAGGAGCTATTAGCCGGTGCCGTTTCGCTTAACGCGGGGTGAGCTCCATCACCCAAAACATGACCATACGGGAACCATCCCTCTGTCACGTTTCTCTCTATTATGATTCTCGTAAACACTCAACCCGAATTCTGTAGGGACCCTGCCTCCCTCAAATTTCTACATCGCTGAAATAAAGGTCTATCAAGGCTTTCTGGTTATCGAGCTGGTCGGGGCGACAGGATTTGAACCTGATTCCGTGCCTTTAAAAGCCCGTAATTTCGAGCGTCGTCGCACGGTTGTTAATCTTTTTGTTAATCCGTGCGCTCACACGTTTATTATACCGTGCCCGTTTTAGAGGTGCAAACCCTTGCCGTGCCTGACCTGTTGTGCATAGCAGTTAACCGTCGTGCCTACGTTGTGTCCGACCAAGTTAGCCACAAGAATTGGGGGTACTCCCTCAGAAAGCAGGAGGGTTACAACCGAATGTCGAATATCGTGAATTCGAATGATCGGCAGCCCTGCTTTTTCGAGTGCCTTGCGCAGTGTCTTCCTTACTGCCTCGTATTTCACCGGCCTACCGTCGTCGGCCTGGAATACCAGGCTTTTTTCTTTTTGCCAGTGTATCGGCACTACCTTGCCGGACGGCATAACAGCCTTGAGTAGAGCCGTGGTTTCGTCGTCCAGCTCCACAGTGCGTCTGGCCTGGGGAGTCTTGACGTCCCCTTTAAGCACTCTATGTTTGGTATCTACGCTTTTTTCGATGGTAATGGTTCTTCGCTCAACATCGACACAGTCCCACGTGAGACCGAGTATCTCCCCTAACCTTGCTCCGGTTACGCACAACAGTCTTATGATGAGTCCGTGCCTGTACTCCTTAGCGGCTTCGATAAGCCTTTTGAGTTCGTCTCGGCCTAGGGTTCGCCTTATCTCGTGCGGCACTCTAGGCAGTTTAAAGCCCACCAAAGCGTCGCTCGGAGCAAGTTTCCTCTCCACGGCTTCTCTTACAGCCGTTTTAAGCGTGGCGTAAAGGTTTTTCCTCGTCTTGGGCCTGAGATGGGTAAACTGTCCTGCCAGCCGCTTGGAGAGGGCCTCGGCTTGGACAGAATACAACAGCAGGTCCCCGACAAGCGGTTTTAGCTTCCGCACATGGGATTCGTACTCTTTCCACGTACGGTAGGAAACCGTGTCTTTGATCTCTGACAGCCACACATCGAACCATTCACCCAAAGAGTGCACTGCCACACGGTATCCGGCAGGCTTCACTAACTTTCGCCTTATATCGGCTTCCATCTGCCGGGCCATGTATTCTGTTGGAGCGTATATCATCTGTGTGAAGTACTTCTTTTTACCGTCCTCACCCCTTCCCAAATAGATTCTTACGAGCCATCCCTTGCCTCGTTTCTCAAGCATCCGAACACCTCCCTAAAAAAGGGAGGCGGGGATAGGTAAGCATTCTACCTATCCCCGCCTTTGTCCTGCCTAAGAAACTCTCTCAATGCTTCTTCAGGTATCCTCAGCCCTCTCTTAGGAGAAACCTTGATGGTCTTTATCTGTCCCGAATACACCAGCATATATGCCGTGTCTTTGCTCACTCTCAACAGTTTTGCCACTTCCGGTACGGTATAGACTTTAATAACGCCTCACCTCCTTCCCTAATTTTAAACGGATTGCCCGATTTTGCCCCAAAACGGCGGGTAAAATGCGCGGGGTATACTTCATTCTATCCCCGAGACAAAACCCCCGTTGTTGAGGCCGGTAGAAATGGTAATGCTGTGAAAAAATAACAGCTCATTGTTTTATGTCTAAAACAAGTTCCTGGGGAAGCAGTAATTCGCGATAAGTATCTCTGTTCGCGCGGGTCGATCTCGTGAGATATTTGCGCGGGCCGGAAAACCGTGCCACTTCCATTTCCCTTCCGGGTACAACCTTCTCGCCAGCGGGCAGTCGTAGGTACTGAGCACTGCCTTTCCCTTTATCCCTGCCGGCACCTCGGCAAGCTCATCGTGGCTTTCATCGGCAAGCTCCAGTGCGTAGATGCTATGGTCTACCCTGCTTTCTAACGGATAGGGAGGGTCGACGTAAAAGAGGGTTTCGGGAGAGTCATAACGCCTAATTACATTAAAGGCGTCATCGCACTCGATTTGTACTCGCTGAAGTCGCTTGGCAACGGCGTACAGGTTTTCTGCTACCCGTCGATACTTTGCCGCTCCCGTGTCGGTCCAGTGTCCTGTCACTGAGTACGCCCATCTGCCTCGCGTGGGTTTCTGTGCTCCTGTTCCTCCGTAACTTTGACAGGCCCTCACGAAGAACCGTCGGGCTCTCTCCAGGTCCGAGATTTCTTCATTCTGCTGAATAGCTAATAGGTATTCCTGCCGCGAATACGGAGTCAGGTCTACCGCCCGAATCAACTCCTCCGGTTTATCCCTGAGCACCCTGAAGAAGTTCACTATCTCGCCGTCAAGGTCGTTCAGGGTTTCGATTTCCGCCGGACGCTTGTTGAGCAGCACTATTGCCGAGCCGCCGAAGGGTTCGCAGTAGTGCTGATGCGGAATGCTTTCTAAGACTTGGAGCACGTCGGCGAGAATAGTTCCTTTTGCACCGGGATAGTAAAATGCTCTGAGCATCAGATCAACCCCTCTCAAAATGGCTTTTATCCTCTCTAAGACCTCACTGTGTAGTGTTTTGAGCACCTAAAATTTGAGGGGGTGCGCGATATACCCCCTCTTTTGCCCTCTCTAAAATTGCGCGTAGTAAGTATCCTTAGTCCGCCTTTTGGTGCCCTTGTTCCAGGTCCTCGCATCGGAATAATGCGCCTTGCAAGGGCCGTGGTGAGACATCCAATGGGCATTTGACGGATACGGCTCCGTTTAATGCTGCAAACTGGCGCAAAACCTGGTGATCAATCCACGGAAAACCTTTTACAGGTTTTATTGTTTCGTCAAGTTTGATGTTTCTTTGGCAGCACAGATACCAACCAGGAAGCATCTGTTCTTTTGTGGCCGCAATGCTTTCCGGATGAACACAAAAAATCGTTCTAAAAAACCTGCATTTAAAACAGTTTTTTAGCAACATTGGCATTACTGCACCTCCTAAAACAAAAACCGCCTTCCGGCGGTCTCTCATATCTGTTTCATGCCTCGCATACTCCAAAATCGCTTATTCCCGATAACGATATGGTCTAGCACTTTTATTCCCAGGATTTTCCCAGCTTCGACAAGCTGTTTTGTAACGGCTATATCTTCTGAGCTCGGTTCGGGATCTCCTGAAGGATGGTTATGGATTGCTATTACGGACATAGAGCTGGTCAAGATAGCCGTCTTGAACACTTCTCTTGGGTGTACTACTGTACTGGACAGGGATCCAATAGACACCACCTGCGCGGCAGTGACCTGGTTTCCACTGTTTAAATACAGCACCACGAAGTGTTCTCTGTCGGCGTTTTCCAGGTTTAGGTGTTCGTTGACCAGCGACACAACAGCATCGGGCCCTGTAATCGGGGGAGAGTACCAGGGGCCGGATTCGCGCAACAGCCGGGTCGTGACCCAGTAGTAGCTCGCCGTTTCTTGCTTTTTCCTTCTACGACGAGTCTGCTTCTGTGTCAACTCTCCGCCTTCAAACAAGGTTACTTCCATTCAACACGGAGCGGGCGTGTCCGGCCCGCTCCATCCCTCCTTTCTGAGATGGTTGCGGGCCGGACGGCCCTGTTTATCGCAGTGTTAAAAATTCGTTAGGCGATATGTTTTGCCGGTAGTATTTCGTCCTGCCTGTTCAGGATATAATCAACCGCCCTTTGAGCGGCTCCTGCGGCTTCCACGATTAGTCTCTTGTCCCGCCGAAGCACCCCCAACCAGTAGTCTATATATCCTGCCGTGTTAGTTAGGGGTATTTCCAACCCCGCTTCGGCCATCAGGAAGCTGGCCCCGATCTCGGCCACGAGCTCCTCTTTGGCATACTCCCTGGAGCCTTTGGGACCCACCTTCCGATTCAGCCTGCCAGGATGCGCCGTGCTGTGGACCAGTTCATGGAAGAGCGTTTGGTAATACTCTTCTACGGTCTCAAAATCGGACAAGCGCGGGATTCTGATAGCGTCCCGCTTCAGGGAGTACCCTGCGCTTCCGGGAAAATGCTCTATTTCGGGGCTGTTGGGCATTCTTGCCACAATGTCTTCGGCGGTAGGTTTTGTCTCGTGGTTGTATTGACCTATCCCCTGCTTACTCCGCAGCCCCTCCACCTGGGTATTTACCTCGAACACACGGTAGTACCGCAGGTAGGGGACTGTCTTCGTTTCGGTTTCGCCGTCTGTTCCTTCTTCTTCTACGTCCAAGAGCTTCCAGAAAACCACTGTGTAGGACCTTGCCCCTTTTTTAACCCTGCCCCCTGCTTCTGTGATCTTCTTAAATGTCGCGTATTCCCCTCCAGGAGGAAGGAGCAGAAGGTTGACTCCCCGGTACGGACGCTGTGTTTCCCAATTTACCGGGAAGGGCTTGCCTGCCCACGGCTGTTTCCAAGGAATTACCCCTTTCTCAAGCTCTTGGATGATTTTGTCCGTAACGATCTCGTATACGCTCGCCATTATAAGCGGAGCGGGCCCAGCCGGCCCGCTCCATCCCTCCTTTCTTGAGATGGTTGCGGGCCGGACGGCCCGTGCAAAATCAAAGCGGCCTATCTAGGCCGCTTCTGAAACTCGCCTTGTTGTTTGGTTTTATGCTCCCAGCTCTTCCGGCAGCTTCAACGGCACGCTCTTGGCGTACAACACGTCCGGACACATATCCGCCCCGTTAGGCCAGACTACAGTCCCCGCCTCCGGGTCAGCTTTCACCTGACGGAAGAAAGCAGGATCTTTCAAGGGTTCGAACATCGGCCCCTCAAGAAAAGGCTCAAAGTTGACCACCCGGTACTCTCCGCTCTCGAATTCCAGTATCAGGTAATAGGGAGCAACCGGGTACACGCTTCGAACCTCATGAAGGACGCTCTCAATACCCTCGCTAAACTGCATGTTATACACCTCGCTTTGGCGAAGGAACCTTTAACAAAGGTTCCTTACAGCGTGCCCGCCGCCAGTTTTCCATTAACGCCTCCGCGTTTTCTTGAACCCACGCCGCGATGTGGGAAGCGATTCCTGACGGGAGATCTCCTGCTAAGAGAGCACCATCTGGAAGAGAAATGACTGCGTGCGTCCCGCGTCCGCGCACGTGGAAGTGCGGCGGCAGGTGATCTTGGTAGTACATATAAACCTTAAAGCCCCAAAACTCGCATATAATTGGCATCGTATCACATCTCCATTTTACCGCCGAGGAGCGGCCCAGTCAACCGACCAGGAGCTCCTGGACGGTAAATAATCCGTGGCCGAGACAAGGGATACTATCCCTTTTTTAAAAATAACTCTCCGCTTTTTGCGTTTATTGCGCGCATTGCGTTTGTTGAATAAGGTTTCCCAGTCCGCCTCGAATTCGATGCGGAGAAAGGGCCTCACAGAAATTGAACACGGAGCGGGCGTGTCCGGCCCGCTCCATCCCTCCTTTCTGAGATGGTTGCGGGCCGGAGGTCCCTTTTTGACTCTCGGAATTTTACTCGTCTATGCTCACGGTACTAATGATAAAATCCAAGGCCTTCTGAGGACCTTCGTTGAGGAAAATACGGCGTACTTCCTTGAAAAGCTCGTTGCATCGATAGGCTTTTAAAATTTTAAGTGCTTCCTGGGTGTATGGGATGTACGCTGTCGTAGGCCGCCAGGCGTCCGCCGGGTAAGGATAGTACTTACTCAGGTAGTTACTGGCGCGGTATGCGTAATGCAACCCGTGCCGGATATTCTTAGCAATTACCTGATTGGTCAAGTGTTTGTCGGGCAACCTGATCCAGCTTAAAGGGCATTCTTCAAACCCTTTAAACCCTCCCTTTGGTCCCCATACTATCCTGTCGTCCAATTCCTCATCATGCCCTGTCAGAGGAAGCACCATCGCCAAAAGTTCGGCTGTTATTTCCGACTTTCCGAGTCTTTTTTTGTCTTTCGTGATCAATTCAACTCACCTCCGCTTTTAACTTTCAATGCGAACAAGCCTTTGTCGAGCTTTTTGTACGTCACGGTTACGGTTTTGCCCAGTGAAGAAGCGAGCTCTCTACCCGCTCCGTTCTTGGCGTACATAGCCGTCTTAGTGCCGTCCTCTGCTTCAACAAAAGCTCTTATTACCCCTGGTTTGGACTCTCTCGCCTCGAGAACCCTGAAAACGCCTTCAGCGGTTTCCTCCTCTCCGGGTTGGTCCTGCTGTATCGGCACGGACACATCCGGTTCAACAGGAGGAACCTGCATCATCAGCATAGTCTTTAGGGTCTCGATTTCAGCTGCTAAGTCTTCAGCCCGTCTCAGGAGCTCGTTGCGCTCCTTTCTAAGCGTTTCGATTCTCGCCAACAGTTCTCTGATCTCCTCGTGAGTCATAATCTCCTCTCCCTTATCTTGATAATGCCCGAGGCACGGCCCCTGTCGCCGCGCCTCGAAAGTTTTCGGACGCGGGACAGGGCCGCCGCCGATCGGACATCACCTCGCTTTCATGTTGTTTCTCTCAGTTCAGGCAGTACCCTACGGGATCCCCACTCTGTTGCCCTACCTGCCCCATAAAGGACCGTCCCTAAGAATATCACTGCTGCTGTCAGCAGGAACCCCAGGACTATCCCTCCCAGGCCGAACAGAACCGCTTCGAAAAGGCTCCTTGAACGCGGAAGAGCGCGAAGGAAGTCCTCGAACACTGAGGGACTCGCCTTTATAAGGCCTTTGCCTACGCTGATACAGAGCAGGGCTATGCCTGCTAACATGTAGTACGCAGTTCTTCTCGCTGTACCCAATATAGCCATCCCCTTTCTCGAAAAATAAAAAACAGGCGCCGCAAGCCTGTTTGAGACTCGCAAAACGCCTGTTTAACTCTTAAAAACCTACCGCTCCCGAAGGGAGCATAAACTTTTAAACACCTAACGCCCTTTAAAGGGCACGACTCCTAAACACCAACCAACCTAAGTTAATTTTACCATGTAGCTCAAGAGATGAGCAATAGGACGTACTAACAAAATAAGCCCTGCTGAAAGGCCGGCTACTAGCCCCAGTTGATATAACACGCG
The sequence above is drawn from the Syntrophothermus lipocalidus DSM 12680 genome and encodes:
- a CDS encoding JAB domain-containing protein, whose protein sequence is MTQKQTRRRRKKQETASYYWVTTRLLRESGPWYSPPITGPDAVVSLVNEHLNLENADREHFVVLYLNSGNQVTAAQVVSIGSLSSTVVHPREVFKTAILTSSMSVIAIHNHPSGDPEPSSEDIAVTKQLVEAGKILGIKVLDHIVIGNKRFWSMRGMKQI
- a CDS encoding PIN domain-containing protein produces the protein MDANVILSALIGGKAIRVFIEAKELKFVTTDRAVGEVREYIPVLAKRKSLSRNVMEAVFSLLELEVVEKEAYLQHVPTALELIGRRDPDDADLVALALALNCPVWTNDNDLVELKEIKTLTTAEILCLVDSWENG
- a CDS encoding HD-GYP domain-containing protein, translated to MSHVRISGGILARFLVGIRKCQNILWQYDPGTYLHCQKVAQIAFLLGRLVGLDSVSNQYIYLGALVHNLGKITIPKTTLHKKTALTSAELAIVREHPRCGREIALCIMKNISDTEKQTVLDAIEYHHERPDGKGYLYGISGSEIPLAAKIVVVADALDAMVSYRPYRSRPSGLRQALKELQENSGSQSDAQMVERLVKFLAGRY
- a CDS encoding ArdC family protein produces the protein MASVYEIVTDKIIQELEKGVIPWKQPWAGKPFPVNWETQRPYRGVNLLLLPPGGEYATFKKITEAGGRVKKGARSYTVVFWKLLDVEEEGTDGETETKTVPYLRYYRVFEVNTQVEGLRSKQGIGQYNHETKPTAEDIVARMPNSPEIEHFPGSAGYSLKRDAIRIPRLSDFETVEEYYQTLFHELVHSTAHPGRLNRKVGPKGSREYAKEELVAEIGASFLMAEAGLEIPLTNTAGYIDYWLGVLRRDKRLIVEAAGAAQRAVDYILNRQDEILPAKHIA
- a CDS encoding helix-turn-helix domain-containing protein; the encoded protein is MKVYTVPEVAKLLRVSKDTAYMLVYSGQIKTIKVSPKRGLRIPEEALREFLRQDKGGDR
- a CDS encoding DNA adenine methylase — encoded protein: MLRAFYYPGAKGTILADVLQVLESIPHQHYCEPFGGSAIVLLNKRPAEIETLNDLDGEIVNFFRVLRDKPEELIRAVDLTPYSRQEYLLAIQQNEEISDLERARRFFVRACQSYGGTGAQKPTRGRWAYSVTGHWTDTGAAKYRRVAENLYAVAKRLQRVQIECDDAFNVIRRYDSPETLFYVDPPYPLESRVDHSIYALELADESHDELAEVPAGIKGKAVLSTYDCPLARRLYPEGKWKWHGFPARANISRDRPARTEILIANYCFPRNLF
- a CDS encoding transposase is translated as MGRTSKRWTSRTDPDASLVTRKGWLKPILAHKVHIAVDGGKARIVTAVETTPGGVAESQVLATLLSKHIFVTHCRPEEAVADRAYGTKNLRRERIKAGFRYDSERDIYICPQGKTLYQTKEQADGSVVYKVHRLACKGCPHHGTLL
- a CDS encoding transposase; the encoded protein is MRYTVWRAKGVPTTVHYCKAKRPAIKRYTDEELLFRAESHLKTERARTSLRQRTYWPETVFAEMKGPRGLRRATLRGTTKVHTQVLLALAVHNIRQLVKGTGRKRKNLRRFTV
- a CDS encoding tyrosine-type recombinase/integrase, with amino-acid sequence MLEKRGKGWLVRIYLGRGEDGKKKYFTQMIYAPTEYMARQMEADIRRKLVKPAGYRVAVHSLGEWFDVWLSEIKDTVSYRTWKEYESHVRKLKPLVGDLLLYSVQAEALSKRLAGQFTHLRPKTRKNLYATLKTAVREAVERKLAPSDALVGFKLPRVPHEIRRTLGRDELKRLIEAAKEYRHGLIIRLLCVTGARLGEILGLTWDCVDVERRTITIEKSVDTKHRVLKGDVKTPQARRTVELDDETTALLKAVMPSGKVVPIHWQKEKSLVFQADDGRPVKYEAVRKTLRKALEKAGLPIIRIHDIRHSVVTLLLSEGVPPILVANLVGHNVGTTVNCYAQQVRHGKGLHL
- a CDS encoding dynamin family protein, encoding MSANILSETIEYLESIRTYIDSATASGLETLKEKMKKDYFNLAILGQQKRGKSTLVNAILGQPVLPMAVTPATSVITVVEYGAEPTVTIIHENGLRREVTVGELADYITEERNPNNEKQVAIAHITFPSRLLGRGIRLVDTPGVGSIFEHNTQTAYGYLPHIDAALFVFSVDTPVAVEEIRYLRDVREQVPMIYFVLNKADFYADHDVKRLVDFTRVALEKELGQSVDVYPLSALMALEAQVAQDPQKLEESGFAVLEEAVLGYFYTHRDRLLEVALRNKLGNLLLQVSTSLRVERQALELPVEELRAKIASYTEFLGIVDRETRDVAVLLDGEVERILEDLDKKFGKDRSSLEKTLALMLENWYQQNQGLKTRFFIKAIEQEALTNLTSVFERWRQETDKEVAREFEEAQNRFLSRLDDIISRILGKACEVFGIDYTGERFRVDVTGKSEFYYKVGLDPLMLEISPRAFSGLLPRRLLNRIIWQGMAKDIPQDVDRNYGRIRYDFLNRLRQSALALKSLLKEETERAKQAVNASIEQAMEIKGKGEQDAVERKAEIEKHIEKMHACLAELKGAANN